In Pseudomonadota bacterium, one genomic interval encodes:
- a CDS encoding response regulator encodes MHSMTALVVDDSRVARIAVMQGLRESKLASFTFVEAPDGIEALEILANEAIDIIFLDWNLPHLDGPEVVKELRRSRRTASIPVVMVTSERSLGKLMQAVDDSEVDGYVCKPFTVDELVQRLTPLFEQIRSGRPRGAKKDAGAEKKGGFLRRLLGRE; translated from the coding sequence GTGCACTCGATGACAGCGCTCGTGGTCGACGACTCCCGCGTGGCGCGCATCGCCGTGATGCAAGGCCTGCGCGAGTCGAAGCTGGCGAGCTTCACCTTCGTCGAGGCGCCCGATGGGATCGAAGCGCTCGAGATCCTCGCAAACGAGGCCATCGACATCATCTTCCTCGACTGGAACCTCCCCCATCTCGACGGGCCCGAAGTGGTCAAGGAGCTGCGCCGAAGCCGTCGCACGGCAAGCATTCCCGTCGTCATGGTGACCTCTGAGCGCTCGCTGGGGAAGCTCATGCAGGCCGTCGATGACTCAGAGGTCGACGGTTACGTGTGCAAGCCCTTCACCGTCGACGAACTCGTACAGCGCTTGACCCCCCTGTTCGAGCAGATCCGTTCGGGCAGGCCACGTGGTGCGAAGAAGGATGCGGGTGCAGAGAAGAAGGGCGGCTTTCTCCGGCGGCTGCTCGGCCGCGAGTGA